In Helianthus annuus cultivar XRQ/B chromosome 3, HanXRQr2.0-SUNRISE, whole genome shotgun sequence, a single window of DNA contains:
- the LOC110884640 gene encoding peptidyl-prolyl cis-trans isomerase CYP37, chloroplastic isoform X1: MLPAKTCNNLAMAVPLSSPIISPKPSINISINTSVSRRYCALTPRSFIPLNRTATKSFQSKLVSCILSKLEPPTECSDNHKTDTKSCLPVLQHGITRLGAAVSAAVFIIQLISPVPLSGWDAPFLPPANAVLYSPDTKVPRTGELALRKAIPANTNMKSIQNSLEELSYLLRIPQRKPYGTMEGNVKKALKIAVDEKDSILASLPADQKEKGLALYTSLTDEKGELQALLRYIKDKDPDRVSVALASSLDSIAQLELLQAPGLSFLLPAQYSNYPRLTGRAVVEFVVEKGDGSMFTPQSGGVPRKAATIQVVLDGYSAPLTTGNFAKLVNDGAYDGMKLKCTDQAILSDGGIDKSVGYSVPLEIMPSGQFEPLYKTTLSIQDGELPVLPLSVYGAVAMAHDDVSEEYSSPNQFFFYLYDKSYSGLGGLSFDEGQFSVFGYTTIGRDVLPQVKTGDVVRSAKLVEGQDNLVLPAENL; this comes from the exons ATGCTACCCGCCAAAACCTGCAACAATCTGGCTATGGCAGTTCCCTTATCTTCTCCAATCATCTCCCCCAAACCTTCCATTAACATTTCAATCAACACATCTGTTTCCAGACGATACTGTGCCCTAACTCCACGATCCTTCATCCCGCTCAACAGAACTGCAACAAAATCATTCCAGTCGAAGCTTGTTAGCTGCATTTTGTCAAAATTAGAGCCTCCAACG GAATGTTCAGACAACCACAAAACCGACACCAAATCATGTTTGCCAGTTTTACAGCATGGAATCACGAGATTGGGAGCTGCAGTCTCTGCAGCAGTTTTTATCATTCAACTCATATCTCCAGTGCCGTTATCTGGATGGGATGCACCATTTCTTCCACCTGCTAACGCTGTGCTTTATTCACCCGACACAAAGGTGCCCAGAACTGGAGAATTAGCTTTGAGAAAAGCCATCCCTGCAAACACAAATATGAAAAGTATACAG AATTCTCTTGAGGAACTGTCATACTTGCTAAGGATTCCTCAGAGAAAGCCTTATGGAACAATGGAGGGCAATGTAAAGAAAGCTTTAAAG ATTGCAGTCGATGAAAAGGATTCTATTCTGGCAAGCCTACCAGCTGATCAAAAGGAAAAAGGGTTGGCACTTTATACTTCTCTTACTGATGAGAAG GGGGAATTGCAGGCTCTGCTTCGATATATAAAGGACAAGGATCCAGATAGAGTATCAGTAGCTCTTGCATCTTCACTGGATTCTATAGCCCAGTTAGAGCTCCTACAG GCTCCTGGGCTATCTTTCTTGTTGCCCGCACAATATTCCAACTATCCTAG GCTCACGGGGAGAGCGGTTGTGGAATTTGTGGTTGAGAAAGGAGATGGTTCGATGTTTACTCCACAATCTGGTGGTGTACCAAGAAAAGCTGCTACAATCCAG GTTGTCTTGGATGGATATTCAGCACCACTGACAACAGGAAATTTTGCAAAACTG GTAAATGATGGGGCCTATGACGGGATGAAGCTAAAATGCACCGACCAAGCGATTCTGTCAGACGGTGGGATTGACAAGAGTGTAGGTTATAGTGTTCCTTTAGAGATAATGCCATCTGGACAGTTTGAGCCACTGTATAAAACAACTTTAAGCATACAG GATGGAGAACTGCCTGTGCTTCCGCTATCTGTTTATGGTGCAGTTGCTATGGCCCATGATGACGTCTCTGAGGAATACTCGTCCCCAAATCAGTTTTTCTTTTATCTTTATGATAAAAGCTAT TCTGGCTTAGGAGGTTTATCTTTTGATGAGGGCCAGTTTTCTGTATTTGG ATACACGACTATTGGAAGAGATGTTCTCCCTCAGGTTAAGACAGGGGATGTGGTTCGTTCTGCAAAGCTGGTGGAAGGTCAAGATAACCTTGTATTGCCAGCTGAAAA CTTATAA
- the LOC110884640 gene encoding peptidyl-prolyl cis-trans isomerase CYP37, chloroplastic isoform X2 — MLPAKTCNNLAMAVPLSSPIISPKPSINISINTSVSRRYCALTPRSFIPLNRTATKSFQSKLVSCILSKLEPPTECSDNHKTDTKSCLPVLQHGITRLGAAVSAAVFIIQLISPVPLSGWDAPFLPPANAVLYSPDTKVPRTGELALRKAIPANTNMKSIQNSLEELSYLLRIPQRKPYGTMEGNVKKALKIAVDEKDSILASLPADQKEKGLALYTSLTDEKGELQALLRYIKDKDPDRVSVALASSLDSIAQLELLQAPGLSFLLPAQYSNYPRLTGRAVVEFVVEKGDGSMFTPQSGGVPRKAATIQVVLDGYSAPLTTGNFAKLVSFAFTKWKDGELPVLPLSVYGAVAMAHDDVSEEYSSPNQFFFYLYDKSYSGLGGLSFDEGQFSVFGYTTIGRDVLPQVKTGDVVRSAKLVEGQDNLVLPAENL; from the exons ATGCTACCCGCCAAAACCTGCAACAATCTGGCTATGGCAGTTCCCTTATCTTCTCCAATCATCTCCCCCAAACCTTCCATTAACATTTCAATCAACACATCTGTTTCCAGACGATACTGTGCCCTAACTCCACGATCCTTCATCCCGCTCAACAGAACTGCAACAAAATCATTCCAGTCGAAGCTTGTTAGCTGCATTTTGTCAAAATTAGAGCCTCCAACG GAATGTTCAGACAACCACAAAACCGACACCAAATCATGTTTGCCAGTTTTACAGCATGGAATCACGAGATTGGGAGCTGCAGTCTCTGCAGCAGTTTTTATCATTCAACTCATATCTCCAGTGCCGTTATCTGGATGGGATGCACCATTTCTTCCACCTGCTAACGCTGTGCTTTATTCACCCGACACAAAGGTGCCCAGAACTGGAGAATTAGCTTTGAGAAAAGCCATCCCTGCAAACACAAATATGAAAAGTATACAG AATTCTCTTGAGGAACTGTCATACTTGCTAAGGATTCCTCAGAGAAAGCCTTATGGAACAATGGAGGGCAATGTAAAGAAAGCTTTAAAG ATTGCAGTCGATGAAAAGGATTCTATTCTGGCAAGCCTACCAGCTGATCAAAAGGAAAAAGGGTTGGCACTTTATACTTCTCTTACTGATGAGAAG GGGGAATTGCAGGCTCTGCTTCGATATATAAAGGACAAGGATCCAGATAGAGTATCAGTAGCTCTTGCATCTTCACTGGATTCTATAGCCCAGTTAGAGCTCCTACAG GCTCCTGGGCTATCTTTCTTGTTGCCCGCACAATATTCCAACTATCCTAG GCTCACGGGGAGAGCGGTTGTGGAATTTGTGGTTGAGAAAGGAGATGGTTCGATGTTTACTCCACAATCTGGTGGTGTACCAAGAAAAGCTGCTACAATCCAG GTTGTCTTGGATGGATATTCAGCACCACTGACAACAGGAAATTTTGCAAAACTGGTAAG TTTCGCATTTACAAAATGGAAGGATGGAGAACTGCCTGTGCTTCCGCTATCTGTTTATGGTGCAGTTGCTATGGCCCATGATGACGTCTCTGAGGAATACTCGTCCCCAAATCAGTTTTTCTTTTATCTTTATGATAAAAGCTAT TCTGGCTTAGGAGGTTTATCTTTTGATGAGGGCCAGTTTTCTGTATTTGG ATACACGACTATTGGAAGAGATGTTCTCCCTCAGGTTAAGACAGGGGATGTGGTTCGTTCTGCAAAGCTGGTGGAAGGTCAAGATAACCTTGTATTGCCAGCTGAAAA CTTATAA